In a genomic window of Candidatus Eisenbacteria bacterium:
- a CDS encoding tetratricopeptide repeat protein: protein MLGTVAVLIVALALWAAPRGLSPAHADDQAEAMGGGASPPAKTERPLPDLRDLDQWLAQKAQSQQVAMPSEARLAYRRGLMAWKSHQEAQAVSLMRGAANLDPSFVAPHLTLGWWFLTREPSQTLLSWASLLHRLKEDFTLQLELSANAIFFALHALFFGLLIAAMILVGLHQHELRHLWSERLGLALAPRSAAIWSWVFLAMPFVLGLGAALPALVMLAMIWPMLKVRERMVFVALALMVGAAPLAPTLLGRLALPLRESGAPFYGVAALGQRDYSSEEHERVARLATEHEDSPYLQFAHGWLARRAGDLDGAEKAYRRALEIWPASDEALNNLGNLLAMQGRFDDALASFQKATEADPRNAAAFFNASQVHTRLFDYRAASDAVARASALDFEMVKTYQARSGESGDLPLVDQWIDPPAFWKTLLDTPSSAVVPALPVAWRGMIETSGWPFAMAALFLTLLSLGLGLWWQSKMPLRSCSNCARPVCRRCAQRLREVALCRDCSAIAARAESGEFGRVLLLGRRRKIERRRSIVRTLGAGLIPGLGLLARRRVFSALVLLAASADLVSRWLDLQAPYALGIQLARGVGPSWGLAAGAVVVYTLSVIGYLTSPDPDAPTLRVSAARQGPITERPASRAA from the coding sequence GTGCTGGGGACGGTCGCAGTGTTGATCGTGGCCCTGGCGCTCTGGGCCGCACCGCGGGGCCTCTCGCCGGCACACGCCGACGACCAGGCCGAGGCGATGGGCGGCGGGGCTTCGCCACCGGCGAAAACCGAGCGCCCCCTGCCCGACTTGCGCGACCTGGACCAGTGGCTCGCTCAAAAGGCTCAGTCCCAGCAAGTGGCCATGCCGAGCGAGGCGCGGCTTGCCTATCGCCGCGGGCTCATGGCCTGGAAGTCTCACCAGGAGGCGCAGGCAGTCAGTCTCATGCGCGGCGCCGCGAACCTCGATCCCTCGTTCGTCGCCCCCCACCTGACGCTCGGATGGTGGTTCCTCACGCGTGAGCCGAGCCAGACCCTGCTGTCGTGGGCATCGCTTCTCCATCGACTCAAGGAAGACTTCACGCTCCAGCTCGAGCTCAGCGCCAACGCGATCTTCTTCGCGTTGCATGCGCTGTTCTTCGGTCTCCTGATCGCGGCCATGATCCTGGTAGGTCTGCACCAGCACGAGCTTCGGCACCTGTGGAGCGAGCGGCTGGGCCTTGCGCTGGCTCCGCGCAGCGCGGCCATCTGGTCCTGGGTGTTCCTGGCGATGCCGTTCGTGCTCGGCCTGGGCGCGGCACTGCCCGCGCTCGTGATGCTCGCCATGATCTGGCCGATGCTGAAGGTGCGCGAGCGCATGGTGTTCGTGGCACTGGCGCTCATGGTCGGAGCGGCGCCGCTCGCGCCAACGCTGCTCGGCCGTCTGGCTCTCCCGCTGCGCGAAAGTGGCGCGCCGTTCTACGGGGTCGCGGCTCTGGGTCAACGCGACTATTCGTCCGAGGAGCACGAGCGGGTCGCGCGTCTCGCGACGGAGCACGAGGACAGCCCCTATCTCCAGTTCGCGCACGGATGGCTGGCGCGGCGCGCCGGCGACCTGGACGGCGCCGAAAAGGCCTACCGGCGCGCACTCGAGATCTGGCCCGCCAGCGACGAGGCGCTCAACAACCTCGGAAACCTGCTGGCGATGCAGGGACGCTTCGACGACGCGCTCGCCAGCTTCCAGAAGGCGACCGAGGCCGATCCGCGAAATGCCGCCGCGTTCTTCAACGCCTCGCAGGTGCACACGCGGCTGTTCGACTATCGCGCGGCGAGCGATGCGGTCGCCCGGGCCTCGGCGCTCGACTTCGAGATGGTCAAGACGTATCAGGCGCGCTCCGGCGAGAGCGGCGACCTTCCGCTGGTCGACCAGTGGATCGACCCGCCGGCGTTCTGGAAGACGCTGCTCGACACGCCCTCGAGCGCAGTCGTTCCCGCCCTGCCGGTGGCGTGGCGCGGAATGATCGAGACCTCGGGGTGGCCGTTCGCCATGGCCGCCTTGTTCCTCACGCTCTTGTCCCTGGGGCTCGGTCTGTGGTGGCAGTCGAAGATGCCGCTGCGCAGCTGCTCGAACTGCGCCAGGCCGGTCTGTCGCCGCTGCGCGCAGCGTCTGCGTGAAGTTGCGCTGTGTCGCGATTGCTCGGCCATCGCGGCGCGGGCGGAGAGTGGAGAGTTCGGCCGCGTCCTGCTCCTCGGGCGCCGCCGCAAGATCGAGCGCCGCCGCTCGATCGTGCGCACGCTGGGGGCCGGCCTGATCCCGGGCCTTGGACTGCTGGCGCGCCGGCGCGTCTTCAGCGCACTGGTGCTGCTGGCGGCGAGCGCGGATCTCGTGAGCCGCTGGCTCGACCTCCAGGCGCCGTATGCTCTCGGCATCCAGCTCGCGCGAGGCGTCGGGCCGAGCTGGGGACTGGCGGCGGGCGCGGTGGTCGTCTACACCCTCTCGGTCATCGGCTACCTGACGAGCCCGGATCCCGACGCTCCCACGCTGCGTGTCAGTGCCGCTCGCCAGGGCCCGATCACCGAGCGTCCGGCATCGCGGGCGGCCTGA
- a CDS encoding DUF4388 domain-containing protein codes for MALQGNLRDFSVTEILQLLGSQKKSGCLKLEWNTERAQIHVTDGRITGTRSPGMKSEDPLLHFLLKVHRLSDEQRRGLLSIHKESNRDLEDLLVNGRYLESDELKAFIERQILNDLMRIVRWESGSYRFEPKETWPTPPLVRLSMEGALIEAARRVDEQKRFIGKFKNPYDLLGVRDLPDPDEPLTEEEKELFGIIDGQHTVAEVVEAAPLAEYEAYEALDRMLDANWIEVVGRREPGAGDAARRILAPPPAHTSVPREVMVAGLVLAVAVGLHFGARVLQEQRQDPEPANDVFAAVQVEQLRSALDLYRRENGRYPKSLGALVDDDWVGDEQTRVRGYKLGYQLERGGDSYRITLDPDR; via the coding sequence ATGGCTCTGCAAGGCAACCTTCGCGACTTCTCGGTGACCGAGATCCTGCAGCTTCTCGGGAGCCAGAAGAAGAGCGGCTGTCTCAAGCTCGAGTGGAACACCGAGCGGGCCCAGATCCATGTCACCGACGGCCGCATCACCGGAACGCGCTCCCCGGGGATGAAGTCCGAGGATCCACTGCTTCACTTCCTGCTCAAGGTGCACCGGCTCTCCGACGAGCAGCGCCGCGGCCTGCTCAGCATTCACAAGGAGTCGAACCGCGACCTCGAGGACTTGCTGGTCAACGGACGCTACCTCGAGTCGGACGAGCTCAAGGCATTCATCGAGCGCCAGATCCTGAACGACCTGATGCGGATCGTGCGCTGGGAGAGCGGCAGCTACCGCTTCGAGCCCAAGGAAACCTGGCCCACGCCGCCGCTGGTGCGGCTCAGCATGGAAGGCGCGCTGATCGAGGCTGCGCGACGCGTCGACGAGCAGAAGCGGTTCATCGGCAAGTTCAAGAACCCATACGACCTCCTCGGAGTCCGCGATCTACCCGATCCCGACGAGCCGCTGACCGAGGAGGAGAAGGAGCTGTTCGGCATCATCGACGGCCAGCACACCGTGGCCGAGGTGGTCGAGGCCGCGCCGCTCGCCGAGTACGAGGCCTACGAGGCCCTCGACCGCATGCTCGACGCCAACTGGATCGAGGTCGTCGGCCGGCGGGAGCCCGGGGCCGGCGACGCCGCTCGCCGCATCCTGGCGCCTCCCCCGGCTCACACCTCGGTGCCGCGCGAGGTGATGGTCGCGGGCCTGGTGCTGGCGGTTGCGGTGGGACTCCATTTCGGCGCGCGCGTGCTGCAGGAACAGCGTCAGGATCCCGAGCCGGCCAACGATGTATTCGCGGCGGTGCAGGTGGAGCAGCTCCGTTCCGCACTCGACCTCTACCGGCGCGAGAACGGCCGCTACCCGAAGTCGCTCGGTGCCCTGGTGGACGACGACTGGGTCGGCGACGAGCAGACTCGCGTCCGCGGCTACAAGCTCGGCTACCAGCTCGAGCGCGGCGGAGACAGCTACCGCATCACGCTGGATCCCGATCGCTAG
- a CDS encoding HAD family hydrolase gives MRILVVADGGNPSSRLLTAAAGLALRGHQVLWRGPWAPASALDDLRPVESDRDLWTWKADVVVSDAGSPLRPALLGWQARAFCQVLALEHARVASWSWLERFMWSSLHPQGLVEPGEAPSFQERPSGLSFEHLALWSDELPAETPDAAHGDTEILERACERALARQRSRASRSAAFLDRDGTLVREVGYLSDPADLEILPGVPQALRHLQAAGLALVVISNQSGVGRGLFSISRVYDAMARLRRRLRAEGVEIDGIYFCPHRPEAGCACRKPGSLLLERAAEDLGLTLRDSYMIGDKRLDVETGHRVGARGLLVRTGYGRDEEQREGTPIEAPDAVCDDLSAAADWILAHAAAP, from the coding sequence GTGAGGATCCTGGTCGTCGCCGATGGCGGGAACCCTTCGAGCCGCCTTCTCACGGCTGCGGCCGGGCTGGCCCTGCGCGGGCATCAGGTCCTGTGGCGCGGGCCCTGGGCGCCGGCCAGCGCGCTCGATGATCTGCGGCCGGTGGAGAGCGACCGCGACCTCTGGACGTGGAAGGCCGACGTCGTGGTGAGCGATGCCGGAAGCCCGCTGCGCCCCGCCTTGCTCGGGTGGCAGGCGCGCGCGTTCTGTCAGGTGCTGGCCCTCGAGCACGCTCGCGTCGCGTCGTGGAGCTGGCTCGAGCGGTTCATGTGGTCGAGCCTGCACCCTCAAGGCCTGGTCGAGCCGGGGGAGGCGCCGAGCTTTCAGGAGCGGCCTTCGGGACTCTCCTTCGAGCACCTGGCGCTGTGGTCCGACGAGCTCCCGGCCGAGACACCGGACGCCGCCCACGGAGACACCGAGATCCTCGAGCGCGCCTGCGAGCGCGCTCTGGCTCGCCAGCGCAGCCGGGCGTCACGCTCGGCGGCCTTTCTCGACCGCGACGGGACCCTGGTGCGCGAGGTGGGCTATCTGTCCGATCCCGCGGACCTCGAGATCCTTCCCGGTGTGCCTCAGGCGCTGCGCCATCTGCAGGCCGCGGGTCTCGCGCTGGTCGTGATCTCGAATCAGTCCGGCGTGGGCCGGGGTCTGTTCTCGATCTCCCGCGTCTACGACGCCATGGCGCGGCTGAGGCGGCGGCTCCGCGCCGAAGGGGTGGAGATCGACGGCATCTACTTCTGCCCTCATCGCCCCGAAGCCGGCTGCGCCTGCCGCAAGCCGGGGAGCCTGCTGCTCGAGCGCGCGGCGGAGGATCTCGGCCTCACCCTGCGGGACTCCTACATGATCGGCGACAAGCGGCTCGACGTGGAGACCGGCCACCGAGTCGGCGCCCGAGGGCTCCTGGTTCGCACCGGCTACGGGCGAGATGAGGAGCAGCGGGAGGGGACGCCGATCGAAGCGCCGGACGCGGTGTGCGACGACCTGTCGGCGGCGGCGGACTGGATCCTGGCGCACGCCGCCGCGCCGTAA
- the waaF gene encoding lipopolysaccharide heptosyltransferase II, whose amino-acid sequence MRRLLVRLPNWLGDLLMSRPLLHSLRASFTEAEVWAIGTPAAPLLEEEGLWDRFLTRDVLVSGRDAASPFQGQRFDAAVILPPSFSSAWTLWRLAVKRRVGFAAELRSWLLTDAIRRTARGERHLSEEYLDLGERLGARRSRLPILRPSEQGLALATARLRRLGAGGEAPVILGPGAAYGPAKRWPAERFVALGQRLRARGHAVLVAGSAEDRETAEPVAAAIGTGAHAIAGETSLSEQLALCSLSRVTVTNDSGLGHLAAASGAPTVVVFGSTSSAWTAPLGPRTAVVQRAPVCSPCFQRTCQIGYRCLQAVDVAAVERACEVVAA is encoded by the coding sequence GTGAGACGCCTCCTCGTCCGGCTGCCGAACTGGCTCGGCGATCTCCTGATGTCGCGCCCGCTGCTCCATTCGTTGCGCGCGTCCTTCACCGAGGCCGAGGTGTGGGCGATCGGAACGCCGGCGGCGCCGCTGCTCGAAGAGGAAGGGCTTTGGGACCGCTTCCTCACTCGAGACGTGCTGGTGAGCGGGCGTGACGCCGCGAGTCCATTCCAGGGACAGCGCTTCGACGCCGCCGTGATCCTGCCGCCGTCGTTCTCGAGCGCGTGGACCCTGTGGCGGCTTGCGGTGAAGCGGCGCGTCGGCTTCGCCGCGGAGCTGCGCTCCTGGCTCCTCACCGACGCGATCCGACGCACGGCCCGGGGAGAGCGTCATCTGAGCGAGGAGTACCTGGATCTCGGCGAGCGCCTGGGCGCCCGCCGCTCGCGGCTGCCCATCCTGCGCCCCAGCGAGCAGGGTCTGGCGCTGGCCACCGCGCGACTGAGGCGCCTCGGCGCGGGCGGCGAAGCGCCCGTGATCCTCGGTCCCGGCGCCGCGTACGGACCGGCGAAGCGCTGGCCCGCGGAGCGCTTCGTGGCGCTCGGCCAGCGCCTGCGCGCACGAGGCCATGCGGTCCTGGTGGCGGGCTCGGCCGAGGATCGCGAGACGGCGGAGCCGGTCGCGGCGGCGATCGGAACCGGCGCTCACGCGATCGCGGGGGAGACTTCGCTCTCCGAGCAGCTCGCGCTCTGCTCGCTGTCCCGCGTCACGGTCACCAACGATTCCGGTCTGGGTCACCTCGCCGCCGCTTCGGGAGCGCCGACGGTGGTGGTCTTCGGCTCGACGAGCAGCGCCTGGACTGCGCCGCTCGGTCCCAGGACCGCCGTCGTCCAGAGGGCGCCGGTGTGCTCGCCGTGCTTCCAGCGCACCTGCCAGATCGGCTACCGCTGCCTGCAGGCCGTCGACGTGGCCGCGGTGGAACGCGCCTGCGAGGTCGTGGCCGCGTGA
- the proS gene encoding proline--tRNA ligase, with protein MSDVLDKKTFVEELTDQSDDFARWYTEVVRKAQLADYTPVRGCMAIRPYGYALWEHMQRLLDQRIKATGHQNAYFPMLIPESLLQLEADHVEGFAPECAWVTHGGSEKLEERLAIRPTSEAIIGRMYSRWIESYRDLPVLINQWCNVMRWEKVTRLFLRTTEFLWQEGHTAHATAEECQEEVLRMLDVYRDFVETELAIPVHAGPKSAAEKFAGAEMTYCIEALMRDGKALQAGTSHNLGQHFAKVFDITFQDEGGKRQFVHQTSWGMTTRLIGALIMTHGDDQGLKLPPRVAPVQAVIVPIWRKPEEKAAVSEHVARVRQALAGEVRVLVDDREQYTPGWKYNEHELRGVPVRLEIGPKDVANGAVMSVRRDNRAKESIPLDRLPDRLPALLDEIQKALFAAAAAFRAENTATARTLAEIEAHFAGKRGFLAVPWSGDAKLEAEIKERTGATLRCVPIDQTPWAGFAPAGQPVALFAKAY; from the coding sequence TTGAGCGACGTCCTGGACAAGAAGACGTTCGTCGAAGAGCTGACGGACCAGAGCGACGACTTCGCGCGCTGGTACACCGAGGTGGTCCGCAAGGCGCAGCTCGCCGACTACACCCCGGTGCGCGGCTGCATGGCGATCCGTCCCTACGGCTATGCCTTGTGGGAGCACATGCAGCGGCTGCTCGACCAGCGCATCAAGGCGACCGGACACCAGAACGCCTACTTCCCGATGCTGATCCCGGAGTCGTTGCTGCAGCTCGAGGCCGATCACGTCGAAGGCTTCGCGCCGGAGTGCGCCTGGGTCACCCACGGAGGCAGCGAGAAGCTGGAGGAGCGGCTCGCCATCCGTCCGACGAGCGAAGCGATCATCGGCCGCATGTACTCCCGCTGGATCGAGTCCTATCGCGACCTCCCGGTGCTCATCAACCAGTGGTGCAACGTCATGCGCTGGGAGAAGGTCACCCGGCTCTTCCTGCGCACCACCGAGTTCCTGTGGCAGGAGGGGCATACCGCCCACGCCACCGCCGAGGAATGCCAGGAAGAGGTCCTTCGGATGCTCGACGTCTACCGGGATTTCGTCGAGACCGAGCTGGCGATTCCGGTGCACGCCGGACCCAAGAGCGCGGCCGAGAAGTTCGCCGGCGCCGAGATGACCTACTGCATCGAGGCCCTGATGCGGGATGGCAAGGCGCTCCAGGCGGGAACGTCGCACAACCTCGGCCAGCACTTCGCCAAGGTGTTCGACATCACGTTCCAGGACGAAGGGGGCAAGCGCCAGTTCGTGCACCAGACGTCGTGGGGAATGACGACGCGCCTGATCGGAGCGCTGATCATGACTCATGGCGACGATCAGGGGCTGAAGCTGCCGCCGCGTGTGGCGCCGGTGCAGGCGGTCATCGTCCCGATCTGGCGCAAGCCGGAGGAGAAGGCGGCCGTCTCCGAGCACGTCGCGCGCGTGCGCCAAGCGCTCGCCGGCGAGGTGCGCGTCCTGGTCGACGATCGCGAGCAGTACACGCCGGGCTGGAAGTACAACGAGCACGAGCTGCGCGGCGTGCCGGTGCGGCTGGAGATCGGGCCCAAGGATGTGGCCAACGGCGCGGTGATGAGCGTGCGCCGCGACAACCGCGCCAAGGAATCCATTCCGCTCGACCGCCTGCCCGATCGCCTGCCGGCGCTGCTGGACGAGATCCAGAAAGCACTCTTCGCCGCGGCGGCCGCGTTCCGGGCGGAAAATACGGCGACGGCGAGGACGCTGGCCGAGATCGAGGCCCACTTCGCCGGCAAGCGCGGCTTCCTCGCCGTTCCGTGGAGCGGAGACGCGAAGCTCGAGGCGGAGATCAAGGAGCGCACCGGCGCCACGCTTCGCTGCGTGCCGATCGACCAGACGCCGTGGGCCGGATTCGCTCCGGCGGGTCAGCCGGTGGCGCTCTTCGCCAAGGCATACTGA
- a CDS encoding glycosyltransferase family 9 protein — protein sequence MVARPRLLNVPLGGFQRIAVLRLSSLGDVVLTLPVVHALARAFPAARLTYWVKEEFADVVQFDPAVTHVRRLERDARRLEDLVSMSAELEDCDLIVDLHGNTRTRVLTFRQKAPVLRARSERWARAALVHARALRRPLPSHALDRYDAALRPLEISASGPPKMTAGPEAERRAELWMSRFSPASKPVAMLPGARHFTKRWPEERWIELHDRLTASGRTLLYASLESERQAMATLAARVAATPTARWCTEPLAIMAAVLSRAAGAVSSDSGLMHVAAARGLSVVAMFGSTAPELGFAPAGDGHVVLCRHERCQPCTLHGRERCPRGHFRCMVGISAEQVASALASRR from the coding sequence ATGGTCGCGCGACCGCGACTCCTCAACGTCCCGCTCGGAGGATTTCAGCGGATCGCGGTGCTGCGGCTCTCCTCGCTCGGGGACGTGGTGCTCACGCTGCCGGTCGTGCACGCACTGGCGCGCGCGTTTCCCGCCGCACGGCTGACGTACTGGGTGAAGGAGGAGTTCGCCGACGTCGTCCAGTTCGACCCCGCGGTGACTCATGTCCGCCGGCTGGAACGCGACGCGCGCCGCCTCGAGGACCTGGTCTCGATGAGCGCCGAGCTCGAGGATTGCGACCTGATCGTCGATCTCCACGGCAATACGCGGACGCGCGTGCTCACGTTCCGGCAGAAGGCGCCAGTGCTGCGCGCGAGGTCGGAACGCTGGGCCCGTGCCGCGCTGGTGCACGCGCGCGCGCTGCGCCGCCCGCTCCCGTCCCATGCGCTCGACCGCTACGACGCCGCGCTTCGTCCTCTGGAGATCTCCGCCTCTGGCCCGCCGAAGATGACCGCCGGGCCAGAGGCGGAGCGGCGTGCCGAGCTGTGGATGTCGCGCTTCAGTCCCGCGTCGAAGCCGGTCGCGATGCTCCCCGGAGCGCGTCACTTCACCAAGCGCTGGCCCGAGGAGCGTTGGATCGAGCTCCACGACCGGCTCACCGCATCCGGCCGCACGCTGCTGTATGCCTCGCTGGAATCCGAGCGCCAGGCGATGGCCACCCTCGCCGCACGCGTCGCGGCGACGCCCACCGCACGCTGGTGCACCGAGCCGCTCGCCATCATGGCCGCCGTCCTGTCCCGCGCCGCGGGGGCGGTGTCGAGCGACAGCGGCCTGATGCACGTCGCGGCGGCTCGTGGCCTGAGCGTGGTGGCGATGTTCGGGAGCACGGCGCCCGAGCTCGGTTTCGCGCCGGCGGGCGATGGGCATGTCGTCCTGTGCCGGCACGAGCGCTGCCAGCCATGCACCCTGCACGGACGCGAGCGCTGCCCGCGGGGACACTTCCGCTGCATGGTCGGCATCAGCGCCGAACAGGTCGCGTCCGCGCTCGCTTCACGCCGGTGA
- a CDS encoding ABC transporter ATP-binding protein: protein MSIYRRLLGYLAPYRLRLLAAILCMVVYAMTTTVSLSLVSPFMQVLFERPGQGQVQGLPGAAPSDPARTLARAQEPMRLDNLAHWPAILRARIERSILHVRPLVALERICLFILVVLFLKNLADYFQSYLVLLVEQAAIRDLRNDLQRQLQRLSLSFFHARRTGSLISRVTNDVEYLRNALASGVSTMGKDLLTLIGALGLAFYASWRMTLLALLVIPAAGLLLGRIGRTMRRRSTRTQERMGDLTAILQESITGARVVRAFGTEAFEVEKFQRANQAFYQSFVRMRRIALAARPFSEFALVLVAVAMLWYGGREIFVNHSLAPHQFVLFVTALLTTISPTKSLAEVSANVQQGIAAAARLFELMDTKPDVEDRPGARSLPALRDRIRYEGVSFAYSEGPRVLHDLSFEIRRGEVVALVGSSGSGKSTAMDLLPRFYDPAAGRITLDGVDLREVTLASLRAQLGIVTQETILFHDTVRNNIAYGLVEAGDDAIRAAATAAHAHAFVTALPQGYDTVIGERGVKLSGGERQRLAIARALLKNPPLLLLDEATSALDLESERLVQEALERLMRDRTVLVIAHRLSTVQHADRIVVLEKGRVVATGTHDELLDQQGLYRRLYDLQFVA from the coding sequence GTGAGCATCTATCGGCGGCTGCTCGGGTACCTCGCTCCGTATCGTCTGCGGCTCCTGGCCGCGATCCTCTGCATGGTGGTCTACGCCATGACCACCACGGTCTCCCTCAGCCTGGTCTCGCCGTTCATGCAGGTGTTGTTCGAGCGCCCCGGCCAGGGGCAGGTGCAGGGGCTTCCGGGAGCCGCGCCGTCGGATCCGGCACGGACGCTGGCTCGCGCCCAGGAGCCGATGCGGCTCGACAACCTCGCGCATTGGCCGGCCATCCTGCGCGCTCGAATCGAGCGCTCCATCCTCCACGTCCGGCCGCTGGTCGCGCTCGAGCGCATTTGCCTCTTCATCCTGGTGGTGCTGTTCCTCAAGAACCTCGCCGATTACTTCCAGAGCTACCTCGTGCTGCTCGTGGAGCAGGCCGCCATCCGTGACCTTCGAAACGACCTTCAGCGCCAGCTCCAACGTCTTTCGCTCTCCTTCTTCCACGCGCGCCGCACCGGAAGTCTGATCTCACGGGTGACCAACGACGTCGAGTACCTGCGCAACGCGCTCGCATCGGGAGTGAGCACGATGGGGAAGGACCTGCTCACGCTGATCGGGGCGCTCGGGCTCGCCTTCTACGCCTCGTGGCGCATGACCCTGCTGGCGCTGCTGGTGATTCCCGCCGCCGGCCTGCTGCTCGGCCGGATCGGCCGCACCATGCGGCGTCGCTCGACCCGCACGCAGGAGCGGATGGGAGACCTGACCGCGATCCTGCAGGAGAGCATCACGGGGGCGCGCGTGGTGCGCGCCTTCGGAACCGAGGCCTTCGAAGTCGAGAAGTTCCAGCGCGCGAACCAGGCCTTCTATCAGTCGTTCGTGCGCATGCGCCGGATCGCGCTCGCGGCGCGTCCCTTCAGCGAGTTCGCGCTGGTGCTGGTGGCCGTGGCGATGCTGTGGTACGGGGGCCGCGAGATCTTCGTGAATCACTCGCTGGCACCGCACCAATTCGTCCTGTTCGTCACCGCGCTCCTCACCACCATCTCGCCGACCAAGAGCCTGGCCGAGGTCAGCGCCAACGTTCAGCAAGGCATCGCCGCAGCCGCGCGGCTGTTCGAGCTCATGGACACGAAGCCGGACGTCGAGGACCGGCCCGGCGCGCGTTCGCTGCCGGCGCTGCGCGACCGCATCCGTTACGAAGGCGTCTCCTTCGCCTATTCCGAAGGGCCCAGGGTGCTGCACGACCTGTCGTTCGAGATCCGCCGCGGCGAAGTGGTCGCGCTCGTCGGCTCGAGCGGCTCGGGCAAGAGCACGGCGATGGACCTCCTGCCGCGCTTCTACGATCCCGCCGCGGGCCGGATCACCCTCGACGGCGTCGACCTCCGCGAGGTGACGCTGGCTTCCCTCCGCGCCCAGCTCGGGATCGTCACCCAGGAAACGATCCTGTTCCACGACACGGTGCGCAACAACATCGCCTATGGACTCGTCGAAGCCGGCGACGACGCGATCCGCGCGGCTGCCACGGCCGCGCACGCGCACGCTTTCGTCACCGCGCTGCCTCAGGGCTACGACACGGTGATCGGCGAGCGCGGCGTGAAGCTGTCCGGCGGCGAGCGCCAGCGTCTGGCGATCGCCCGGGCGCTGCTCAAGAATCCGCCGCTCCTGCTGCTCGACGAGGCCACCTCGGCGCTCGATCTCGAGAGCGAGCGCCTGGTGCAGGAGGCGCTCGAGCGGCTGATGCGCGACCGCACCGTGCTGGTGATCGCCCACCGTCTCTCCACCGTGCAGCATGCCGACCGCATCGTCGTGCTCGAGAAGGGGCGCGTGGTGGCGACCGGAACCCATGACGAGCTGCTGGACCAGCAGGGCCTTTATCGCCGGCTCTACGACCTGCAGTTCGTCGCCTGA
- a CDS encoding Minf_1886 family protein, protein MTHDLWDLVDHIRSADPRYRREAYGFVSAALVNAAQALPPERRVDPIRRHLSGAELLESVIALARAEFGPMAPAVFHEWGLRTAADVGELVFQLVESGHLSALPEDRREDFHGPDLMRRLAVDPTSDVSG, encoded by the coding sequence ATGACCCACGATCTCTGGGATCTTGTCGACCACATTCGCTCCGCCGATCCGCGGTACCGGCGGGAAGCGTATGGATTCGTCAGCGCGGCGCTCGTGAATGCCGCGCAGGCCTTGCCTCCCGAGCGCCGGGTCGACCCCATCCGCCGGCATCTCAGCGGAGCGGAGCTGCTCGAGAGCGTGATCGCTCTGGCGCGGGCCGAATTTGGACCGATGGCTCCGGCGGTGTTCCACGAATGGGGGCTCCGGACGGCCGCCGACGTGGGCGAGCTGGTGTTCCAGCTGGTCGAATCGGGACACTTGAGCGCACTCCCCGAGGACCGGCGCGAGGACTTCCACGGTCCCGACCTCATGCGACGGCTGGCCGTGGATCCGACTTCGGACGTCTCGGGCTGA